From a region of the Zingiber officinale cultivar Zhangliang chromosome 4B, Zo_v1.1, whole genome shotgun sequence genome:
- the LOC121975874 gene encoding ent-kaurenoic acid oxidase 1-like: MVTMGEAWEFLLPLAALAAALWAAFGGVRGLHAWAWELRLGAVGRSQLPPGDMGWPFVGNMLAFLRAFKSSDPDDFVASFSRRYGGTGIYKAFMFGTPTIMVTTPELCKQVLMDDDHFVPGWPKATNELVGKKSFLGIIGEEHKRLRRLTSSTINGYETLSTYLPFIEKTTTLTLERWASKGSIEFLTELRRLTFRVVMKIFLCSEDEILIESLERVYTDLNYGIRAMAINIPGFAYHKAMKARRTLVTVLQNVLDERKAMRRANLASTKNDTMDKLMEVEDENGRKLSDEEIIDVLIMYLNAGHESSGHISMWATVFLQEHPDVFEKAKLEQEEIRRNMPPMQKGLTLKEIRKMEYLSKVIDETLRIINISFVAFRKATKDTYLNGYLIPKGWRIQLWYRNVNMDPQSYPEPYKFNSSRWDDFVPKAGTFLPFGGGSRLCPGRDLARIEILVFLHHFLLDYQLERLNPNCHVQYLPIPRPVDNCMARITRIN; encoded by the exons ATGGTGACGATGGGCGAGGCGTGGGAGTTTCTGCTGCCGCTGGCGGCTCTAGCGGCGGCGCTCTGGGCGGCCTTCGGCGGCGTGCGGGGACTGCACGCGTGGGCCTGGGAGCTCCGCCTCGGGGCTGTGGGTCGTAGCCAACTGCCGCCGGGTGACATGGGTTGGCCGTTCGTCGGCAACATGCTGGCCTTCCTCCGCGCTTTCAAATCCTCCGACCCCGATGACTTCGTCGCCTCCTTCTCCCGCCG ATATGGCGGCACTGGAATCTACAAGGCCTTCATGTTTGGAACTCCGACAATCATGGTCACAACTCCGGAATTGTGCAAACAGGTCTTAATGGATGATGATCACTTTGTGCCTGGATGGCCTAAAGCGACAAATGAGCTTGTCGGAAAGAAATCGTTCCTAGGCATCATTGGCGAAGAACACAAGCGATTAAGAAGACTCACATCCAGCACTATAAATGGTTATGAAACACTTAGTACCTATCTCCCGTTCATAGAAAAGACAACAACATTGACTTTGGAAAGGTGGGCCAGTAAGGGATCGATCGAGTTCCTTACTGAGCTTCGGAGGTTGACATTTAGAGTCGTTATGAAAATATTTCTGTGCTCGGAAGATGAGATTCTTATCGAATCATTGGAAAGAGTTTACACTGACCTGAATTATGGAATCAGAGCTATGGCTATCAACATCCCTGGATTTGCTTACCACAAAGCAATGAAG GCCAGGAGAACACTGGTGACAGTTCTTCAGAATGTCCTCGATGAAAGAAAGGCTATGAGGAGAGCTAACCTCGCTTCGACAAAAAATGACACGATGGACAAGCTAATGGAAGTTGAAGATGAAAATGGTAGAAAATTGTCCGACGAAGAGATCATCGATGTACTAATTATGTACCTCAATGCTGGCCATGAATCATCCGGGCATATTTCCATGTGGGCAACTGTGTTTCTTCAAGAACATCCAGATGTTTTCGAGAAAGCAAAG TTAGAGCAAGAGGAAATACGAAGAAATATGCCACCTATGCAAAAAGGCCTAACACTGAAGGAGATCAGGAAGATGGAGTACCTTTCGAAG GTCATCGATGAGACGCTACGCATCATTAACATCTCATTTGTGGCTTTCCGGAAAGCAACAAAAGACACATATCTCAATG GCTACTTGATACCGAAGGGATGGAGAATTCAGCTATGGTATCGAAATGTTAACATGGATCCTCAATCCTACCCTGAGCCTTACAAGTTCAACTCATCTAGATGGGAT GATTTTGTACCAAAAGCAGGGACTTTTCTTCCCTTCGGAGGAGGAAGCAGGTTGTGCCCGGGCAGAGATCTTGCCAGGATAGAGATATTGGTATTCCTGCACCATTTCCTTCTAGACTATCA GCTTGAAAGGCTAAATCCGAACTGCCATGTTCAATACTTGCCGATTCCTCGTCCAGTCGATAACTGTATGGCGAGAATTACAAGGATCAACTGA
- the LOC121977793 gene encoding ent-kaurenoic acid oxidase 1-like yields MVTMGEAWGFLLPLAALAAALSAAFGGVRRLHAWAWERRLGAVARSHLPPGDMGWPFVGNMLAFLRAFKSSDPDAFIASFFRRYGGTGMYKAFMFGSPTIMVTAPELCKQILMDDDHFVPGWPKATNELVGEKSFIAISVEEHKRLRRLTASTINGYEALSTYLQFIEKTVALTLERWASKGSIEFLTELRRLTFRIIMKIFLCSEDEILIESLERVYTDLNYGMRAMAINIPGFAYHRALKARRTLVAILQSVLNERKAMRRTNLSPTKNDMMDRLMEVEDANGRKLCDEEIIDVLIMYLNAGHESSGHITMWATVFLQEHPDVFEKAKLEQDEIRRNRPPMQKGLTMKEVRKMEYLSKVIDETLRIVNISFVSFRQATKDIYLNAYLIPKGWKIQLWYRNVNLDPQSYPEPKKFNPSRWDDFVPKAGSFLPFGAGSRLCPGNDLAKLEISVFLHHFLLDYQLVRLNPNCQVRYLPHPRPVDNCIARIIRIN; encoded by the exons ATGGTGACGATGGGCGAGGCATGGGGGTTTCTGCTGCCGCTGGCGGCCCTAGCGGCGGCGCTCTCGGCGGCCTTCGGCGGCGTGCGGAGACTGCACGCGTGGGCCTGGGAGCGCCGCCTCGGGGCTGTGGCTCGTAGCCACCTGCCGCCGGGTGACATGGGCTGGCCGTTCGTCGGCAACATGCTGGCCTTCCTCCGCGCTTTCAAATCCTCCGACCCCGATGCCTTCATCGCCTCCTTCTTCCGCCG ATATGGCGGCACTGGAATGTACAAGGCCTTCATGTTTGGAAGCCCGACAATCATGGTCACAGCTCCGGAATTGTGCAAACAGATCTTAATGGATGATGATCACTTTGTGCCTGGATGGCCTAAAGCGACAAATGAGCTTGTCGGAGAGAAATCGTTCATAGCCATCAGTGTCGAAGAACACAAGCGATTAAGAAGACTCACAGCCAGCACTATAAATGGTTATGAAGCACTTAGTACCTATCTCCAGTTCATAGAAAAGACTGTTGCATTGACTTTGGAAAGGTGGGCCAGTAAGGGATCGATCGAGTTCCTTACCGAGCTTCGGAGGTTGACATTTAGAATCATTATGAAAATATTTCTGTGCTCGGAAGATGAGATTCTTATCGAATCATTGGAAAGAGTTTACACTGACCTGAATTATGGAATGAGAGCTATGGCTATCAACATCCCTGGATTTGCTTACCACAGAGCATTGAAG GCCAGAAGAACACTGGTGGCAATTCTTCAGAGTGTGCTCAACGAAAGAAAGGCTATGAGGAGAACTAACCTCAGTCCAACAAAAAATGACATGATGGACAGGCTAATGGAAGTTGAAGATGCAAATGGTAGAAAATTGTGCGACGAAGAGATCATCGATGTACTAATTATGTACCTCAATGCTGGCCATGAATCATCCGGGCATATAACCATGTGGGCAACTGTGTTTCTTCAAGAACATCCAGATGTTTTCGAGAAAGCAAAG TTAGAGCAAGACGAAATACGAAGAAATAGGCCACCTATGCAAAAAGGCCTAACAATGAAGGAGGTCAGGAAGATGGAGTACCTTTCGAAG GTCATCGATGAGACGTTACGCATCGTTAACATCTCATTTGTGTCTTTCCGGCAAGCAACAAAAGACATATATCTCAATG CCTACTTGATACCGAAGGGATGGAAAATTCAGCTATGGTATCGAAATGTTAACTTGGATCCTCAATCCTACCCTGAGCCTAAGAAGTTCAACCCATCTAGATGGGAT GATTTTGTACCGAAAGCAGGGAGTTTTCTTCCCTTTGGAGCAGGAAGCAGGTTGTGCCCGGGCAACGATCTTGCCAAGCTAGAGATATCAGTTTTCCTGCACCATTTCCTTCTAGACTATCA GCTTGTAAGGCTAAATCCGAACTGCCAAGTTCGATACTTGCCGCATCCTCGTCCAGTCGATAACTGTATTGCGAGAATTATAAGGATCAACTGA